In a single window of the Microbacterium sp. SL75 genome:
- the glmU gene encoding bifunctional UDP-N-acetylglucosamine diphosphorylase/glucosamine-1-phosphate N-acetyltransferase GlmU codes for MTSPTELAVVVLAAGQGTRMRSRTPKVLHPVGGRPLVGHVLDTAASLDPARIVVVVRHERELVAETVSELAPGVVIVDQDEVPGTGRAVEVALDALDGFEGDVLVLSADVPLLETGTLTELLATHRTGGAAVTLLSARVDQPFGYGRILRDEADGVRRIVEQKDASAEEAAVTEINVGVYVFQAAPLRAQLAQVGTANTQGEKYLTDVVGLLRDAQLGVAASVTSDASAALGVNDRVQLSEAGRTLNARTVRRWQLEGVTVVDPATTWIDVTATLAPDVTILPNTHVRGATVIASGAMIGPDTSLVDCEVGEDATITRTDGTLAVVEAGATVGPFAYLRANARVGVNGKVGTFVEVKNSSIGEGSKVPHLSYVGDTEIGRGVNLGAGAITANYDDVAKHRTVIGDEVHSGSHNVFVAPVTIGAGAKTGAGAVIRKDVPAGALALSVAPQRNVEGWVEKNRPGTRAADVAARARAEQEAADGS; via the coding sequence ATGACATCACCGACCGAGCTGGCTGTCGTCGTCCTCGCCGCGGGTCAGGGGACGCGCATGCGCTCCCGCACCCCCAAGGTGCTGCACCCCGTCGGCGGTCGCCCGCTGGTCGGTCACGTGCTCGACACCGCGGCCTCCCTCGACCCGGCGCGCATCGTCGTGGTCGTGCGTCACGAGCGAGAGCTCGTCGCCGAGACCGTGTCGGAGCTCGCGCCCGGCGTCGTGATCGTCGACCAGGACGAGGTGCCCGGTACCGGTCGTGCGGTGGAGGTCGCCCTCGACGCGCTCGACGGATTCGAGGGCGATGTCCTCGTGCTCAGCGCCGACGTGCCGCTGCTCGAGACCGGAACGCTGACCGAGCTGCTCGCGACGCACCGCACGGGCGGCGCCGCCGTCACCCTGCTCAGCGCTCGCGTCGACCAGCCGTTCGGCTACGGCCGGATCCTGCGCGACGAGGCCGACGGCGTGCGTCGGATCGTCGAGCAGAAAGACGCCTCGGCCGAGGAGGCCGCGGTCACCGAGATCAACGTCGGGGTGTACGTCTTCCAGGCGGCGCCGCTTCGCGCCCAGCTCGCGCAGGTGGGTACCGCCAACACGCAGGGCGAGAAGTACCTCACCGACGTGGTCGGCCTGCTGCGCGACGCGCAGCTGGGGGTCGCCGCTTCCGTCACCTCCGACGCCTCGGCCGCCCTCGGAGTCAACGATCGCGTGCAGCTGTCCGAGGCCGGGCGCACGCTCAACGCCCGCACGGTGCGTCGCTGGCAGCTCGAGGGCGTCACCGTCGTCGATCCCGCCACGACCTGGATCGACGTGACCGCCACCCTGGCTCCCGACGTCACGATCCTCCCCAACACTCATGTGCGCGGGGCGACCGTCATCGCCTCGGGCGCCATGATCGGCCCCGACACGAGCCTGGTCGACTGCGAGGTGGGAGAGGACGCCACGATCACCCGCACCGACGGCACCCTCGCCGTCGTCGAGGCCGGGGCGACCGTCGGACCGTTCGCCTACCTCCGTGCGAACGCCCGGGTGGGCGTGAACGGCAAGGTCGGCACCTTCGTCGAGGTGAAGAACTCCTCGATCGGCGAGGGCAGCAAGGTGCCGCACCTCTCCTACGTCGGCGACACGGAGATCGGCCGCGGCGTCAACCTCGGCGCCGGCGCCATCACCGCCAACTACGACGACGTCGCCAAGCACCGCACGGTGATCGGCGACGAGGTGCACAGCGGGTCGCACAACGTCTTCGTCGCGCCGGTTACGATTGGAGCGGGTGCCAAAACGGGCGCCGGAGCGGTGATCCGCAAGGATGTCCCGGCCGGTGCGTTGGCGCTCAGCGTGGCACCCCAGCGCAACGTCGAGGGGTGGGTCGAGAAGAACCGACCGGGCACCAGAGCGGCCGACGTGGCCGCGCGGGCTCGGGCTGAACAGGAAGCGGCCGATGGCTCGTAA
- a CDS encoding MarR family winged helix-turn-helix transcriptional regulator translates to MRQRPDLDFSPLEVLSRVARLSRHLDIARKEAFRRSDIESWEWDVLSALRRAGEPYQLSPKQLLQQTLVSSGTMTNRIDRLVARRFVRREADPGDGRSILVTLTDDGRIRVDAAITRLVDAEALLLESLSRGDRDRLATLLRKLSLGFDA, encoded by the coding sequence ATGCGGCAGCGCCCCGATCTCGACTTCTCGCCGCTCGAGGTGCTCTCGCGTGTCGCGCGCCTCTCACGGCACCTCGACATCGCCCGCAAGGAGGCGTTCCGCCGCAGCGACATCGAGTCGTGGGAGTGGGACGTGCTCTCGGCTCTGCGCCGCGCGGGCGAGCCCTACCAGCTGAGCCCCAAGCAGCTTCTTCAGCAGACGCTGGTGTCGAGCGGAACGATGACGAACCGCATCGATCGGCTGGTCGCTCGCCGTTTCGTGCGCCGGGAGGCCGACCCCGGGGACGGACGGAGCATCCTGGTGACTCTGACCGATGACGGACGAATACGAGTGGATGCCGCGATCACCCGCCTCGTCGATGCCGAGGCCCTGCTGCTCGAGAGCCTCTCCCGCGGCGACCGCGACCGCCTCGCGACCCTCCTGCGCAAGTTGAGCCTGGGGTTCGACGCGTGA
- a CDS encoding ABC transporter permease, whose amino-acid sequence MNLLGDAIAWIFSGDSGQFDSIPAAIGVQLLYTLVAVVIAGAIAIPLGWYIGHTGKGRESAVAISGAARAIPSFGLLILLTLLLGVLHKPEAAVISFIVLAIPSLLAGAYTGFEAIDRRVIDAGRSMGMTESQILWRIEVPLGLPLLVGGIRAATLQVLATVTIAAYIGLGGLGQYIIAAIPLRRFDILIGGAILVAVLALVIDGLFALLQHLVVPRGIRAAGSAQPQRRSVRQRRAEALAVGAPTAPPATP is encoded by the coding sequence ATGAACCTCCTCGGCGACGCGATCGCCTGGATCTTCTCCGGGGATTCCGGCCAGTTCGACTCGATCCCCGCCGCCATCGGCGTCCAGTTGCTGTACACGCTGGTCGCCGTGGTGATCGCGGGAGCGATCGCCATCCCGCTGGGCTGGTACATCGGCCACACCGGCAAGGGGCGCGAGAGTGCCGTGGCGATCTCGGGTGCGGCACGGGCGATCCCCTCCTTCGGCTTGCTGATCCTCCTGACACTGCTCCTCGGCGTCCTCCACAAGCCCGAGGCCGCGGTCATCTCGTTCATCGTGCTGGCGATCCCGTCGCTGCTCGCCGGGGCGTACACGGGCTTCGAGGCCATCGACCGCCGCGTGATCGACGCGGGACGCTCGATGGGCATGACCGAGTCGCAGATCCTCTGGCGCATCGAGGTTCCCCTCGGTCTTCCGCTGCTGGTCGGCGGCATCCGTGCGGCGACCCTGCAGGTGTTGGCGACCGTCACGATCGCCGCGTACATCGGCCTCGGCGGGCTCGGGCAGTACATCATCGCCGCGATCCCGCTCCGCCGGTTCGACATCCTCATCGGCGGGGCGATCCTCGTGGCCGTCCTCGCGCTCGTCATCGACGGGCTCTTCGCCCTGCTTCAGCACCTGGTCGTACCCCGTGGCATCCGTGCCGCAGGTTCCGCTCAGCCGCAGCGGCGCTCCGTTCGTCAGCGTCGCGCCGAAGCCCTCGCCGTGGGGGCACCGACCGCACCTCCGGCGACCCCCTGA
- a CDS encoding PHP domain-containing protein, with protein MPTHTPSGFSRRAFLAAAAAAVTTASAASSFGPAAAATAAAATAAPAAVTDPKTLRWLVFDHHVHSVYSHDAKYAMTTILDQAQRFGVDAIAFTEHSNVGHANVGGVFNAAREIEAARTARPDLLVFQGLEWYIPAAEHGTVLVAPGPRVTEVLRRFELDYDGKLNKWEKPRPNTSDAADWLQHAVDGISWLGQQRTAGAIADVLVLANHPSRLGIDSPGELRAWQDADPDIFVGFEGAPGAQASGLAANTTDRSQRGEYENSRSDYSYPGFPSEAYRAHGGFDWMTAVVGGMWDALLSEGRRWWITTNSDLHLKNFDNTRVGDFPTGSGWDNGATLANFNRAGRRPDPVSTAAPQGGSDLWPGEFSRTHVGATAKTHTAVLDAVRAGRMWVDHGHLVAGLGVTLRAVDDTANTATLGGTLRVPTGTKIEIVIDVEPTTQRNSAGILPRLAHLDVIRGEITGAVTDRDTMIAPRTRVVELRDVSDRSGSPFQIVIPVGTADVDGYVRVRGSDGKVHGTGPRGAEVDPRAPQPHAAGQGNPWLDTWLYTNPIFVSVH; from the coding sequence ATGCCCACTCACACCCCTTCCGGCTTCTCCCGCCGCGCCTTCCTCGCCGCCGCGGCGGCGGCCGTCACGACCGCGTCCGCCGCGTCATCCTTCGGTCCCGCCGCCGCCGCGACAGCTGCGGCGGCGACCGCCGCGCCCGCCGCCGTCACCGACCCGAAGACCCTGCGCTGGCTGGTCTTCGACCACCACGTGCACTCGGTGTACTCGCACGACGCGAAGTACGCGATGACGACGATCCTCGACCAGGCGCAGCGTTTCGGGGTGGATGCCATCGCCTTCACAGAGCACAGCAACGTCGGTCACGCCAACGTCGGAGGCGTCTTCAACGCCGCCCGGGAGATCGAGGCGGCACGCACGGCGCGCCCGGACCTGCTCGTGTTCCAGGGGCTCGAGTGGTACATCCCGGCCGCGGAGCACGGCACTGTTCTCGTCGCACCCGGCCCCCGGGTCACCGAGGTGCTGCGACGCTTCGAGCTCGACTACGACGGCAAGCTGAACAAGTGGGAGAAGCCGCGGCCGAACACGAGCGACGCCGCGGACTGGCTGCAGCACGCGGTCGACGGTATCTCGTGGCTCGGTCAGCAGCGCACCGCGGGGGCGATCGCCGACGTGCTGGTGCTCGCCAACCATCCCAGCCGTCTGGGGATCGACTCCCCCGGCGAACTGCGCGCGTGGCAGGATGCCGACCCCGACATCTTCGTCGGATTCGAGGGTGCACCGGGAGCGCAGGCCTCGGGCCTCGCGGCCAACACCACCGACCGTTCGCAGCGCGGGGAGTACGAGAACTCGCGCAGCGACTACTCGTACCCCGGGTTCCCCAGCGAGGCCTACCGGGCGCACGGCGGCTTCGACTGGATGACGGCCGTCGTCGGCGGAATGTGGGACGCACTGCTGAGCGAGGGACGCCGCTGGTGGATCACCACGAACAGCGACCTGCACCTGAAGAACTTCGACAACACCCGCGTGGGCGATTTTCCCACCGGTTCGGGCTGGGACAACGGCGCGACGCTGGCGAACTTCAACCGCGCCGGCCGCCGCCCCGATCCCGTGTCGACGGCGGCACCGCAGGGCGGCAGCGACCTCTGGCCGGGCGAGTTCAGCCGCACCCACGTGGGCGCCACCGCGAAGACGCACACGGCCGTCCTCGACGCGGTGCGAGCGGGGCGCATGTGGGTCGACCACGGCCACCTCGTCGCCGGGCTCGGGGTCACCCTCCGCGCGGTCGACGACACCGCGAACACCGCCACCCTCGGCGGAACCCTGCGCGTGCCGACGGGGACGAAGATCGAGATCGTGATCGACGTCGAGCCGACCACGCAGCGCAACTCCGCCGGCATCCTGCCCCGTCTGGCCCACCTCGATGTGATCCGCGGCGAGATCACCGGCGCGGTGACCGACCGCGACACCATGATCGCTCCCCGCACCCGCGTCGTCGAGCTGCGCGACGTGAGCGACCGCAGCGGCTCGCCCTTCCAGATCGTGATCCCGGTGGGCACGGCCGACGTCGACGGCTACGTGCGCGTGCGCGGCTCCGACGGCAAGGTCCACGGCACCGGCCCCCGCGGCGCCGAGGTCGACCCGCGGGCTCCTCAGCCGCACGCGGCGGGGCAGGGAAACCCCTGGCTCGACACGTGGCTCTACACGAACCCGATCTTCGTCTCGGTGCACTGA
- a CDS encoding ABC-F family ATP-binding cassette domain-containing protein: MAHLLGGEALHLEYPTKVVFDSVSLGVNEGDRIGIVGRNGDGKSSLLGMLAGTREPDGGRVTVRGGVTVGVLDQQDTLDDDDTIGHAVVGDRAEHEWAGDARTRDVIAGLLGDLPWDARLGDLSGGQRRRVALAALLSGDWDVLFLDEPTNHLDVEAITWLAGHLKKRWAPSAGGLLVVTHDRWFLDEICTVTWEVHDRLVEPFEGGYAAYILQRVERDRQAASIEQRRQNLARKELAWLRRGAPARTSKPKFRIDAANELIADVPEIRDKVALQSLAVARLGKDVVDLLDAGVTYGDHTVLKDVEWRIAPGERTGILGVNGAGKSTLLSLVTGSLEPTSGRVKRGKTVKVATLTQRLDELDQHLNDPVRVVISGLRTTYSFGAGSKAKELTPGELLERLGFSSAQLSTPVKDLSGGQKRRLQLLLVLLDQPNVLILDEPTNDLDTDMLAAMEDLLDSWSGTLIVVSHDRYFLERVTDQQYAILDAKLRHLPGGVDEYLRLRAIQDAEPSRSATTGGATATSGLQGAELRAAQKEASATERRIEKLQQQIDRAKAALVDHDQADYEGLGKEMQRISALEGERDELEMKWFELTETIG, from the coding sequence ATGGCACACCTGCTCGGGGGCGAAGCCCTGCACCTGGAATACCCGACCAAGGTCGTCTTCGACTCCGTCTCGCTCGGCGTGAACGAAGGTGACCGAATCGGCATCGTCGGTCGCAACGGCGACGGCAAGTCGAGTCTGCTCGGCATGCTCGCCGGCACCCGCGAACCCGACGGCGGGCGCGTGACGGTGCGCGGCGGCGTCACCGTGGGCGTGCTCGACCAGCAGGACACCCTCGACGACGACGACACGATCGGGCACGCGGTGGTCGGCGACCGCGCCGAACACGAGTGGGCCGGTGACGCGCGCACGCGCGACGTGATCGCGGGTCTGCTGGGTGATCTGCCCTGGGACGCGCGCCTCGGCGACCTCTCGGGCGGTCAGCGCCGCCGCGTCGCGCTGGCGGCGCTGCTCTCGGGCGATTGGGATGTGCTGTTCCTGGACGAGCCCACCAACCACCTCGACGTCGAAGCCATCACCTGGCTCGCGGGGCACCTGAAGAAGCGGTGGGCGCCGTCGGCGGGCGGTCTGCTCGTCGTCACGCACGATCGGTGGTTCCTCGACGAGATCTGCACGGTCACCTGGGAGGTGCACGACCGTCTCGTCGAGCCCTTCGAGGGCGGGTACGCGGCGTACATCCTGCAGCGCGTGGAGCGCGACCGTCAGGCGGCATCCATCGAACAGCGCCGACAGAACCTGGCCCGCAAAGAGCTGGCGTGGCTGCGTCGCGGGGCGCCGGCGCGCACGTCGAAGCCGAAGTTCCGCATCGATGCGGCCAACGAGCTCATCGCCGACGTGCCCGAGATCCGCGACAAGGTCGCGTTGCAGTCCCTCGCCGTGGCACGGCTCGGCAAAGACGTGGTCGACCTGCTCGACGCCGGTGTGACCTACGGCGATCACACGGTCCTGAAAGACGTCGAGTGGCGCATCGCCCCGGGTGAGCGCACCGGCATCCTGGGGGTGAACGGCGCGGGCAAGTCGACCCTGCTGAGCCTGGTCACCGGCTCGCTCGAGCCGACGAGCGGCCGGGTCAAGCGCGGCAAGACGGTGAAGGTCGCCACCCTCACCCAGCGCCTCGACGAGCTCGACCAGCACCTGAACGACCCCGTGCGCGTGGTGATCTCGGGGCTGCGGACCACCTATTCGTTCGGCGCGGGGTCGAAGGCGAAGGAGCTCACCCCCGGCGAGCTGCTCGAGCGCCTCGGGTTCTCGAGCGCCCAGCTCTCGACCCCCGTGAAAGACCTCTCCGGCGGTCAGAAGCGGCGCCTGCAGCTGCTGCTCGTCCTGCTCGACCAGCCGAACGTGCTCATCCTCGACGAGCCCACCAACGACCTCGACACCGACATGCTCGCGGCCATGGAAGACCTGCTCGACTCGTGGTCGGGCACCCTCATCGTCGTCTCGCACGACCGGTACTTCCTCGAGCGCGTCACCGACCAGCAGTACGCGATCCTCGATGCGAAGCTGCGGCACCTGCCCGGCGGCGTCGACGAGTACCTGCGTCTTCGAGCGATTCAGGATGCCGAGCCCTCGCGGTCCGCGACGACGGGCGGCGCCACCGCGACCTCGGGTCTGCAGGGCGCGGAACTGCGCGCCGCGCAGAAGGAGGCCTCGGCCACCGAGCGGCGCATCGAGAAGCTGCAGCAGCAGATCGACAGGGCCAAAGCCGCGCTCGTCGACCATGACCAGGCGGATTATGAGGGACTCGGCAAAGAGATGCAGCGCATCTCGGCCCTCGAGGGCGAGCGCGACGAGCTCGAGATGAAGTGGTTCGAGCTCACCGAGACGATCGGCTGA
- a CDS encoding ABC transporter substrate-binding protein: MFTARTKKGLGLFAGLAVASLALAGCGGGSSDPLSNGGGDASASSDTIVVGSQAYYSNEIIAEIYAQALEGAGKTVKRQFQIGQRDAYIPLLEDGTVSVFPEYTGNLLQFFEKDTTARTSDDVYAALPAALPEGLEVLDQSQATDQDSYTVTKAFADANGLTSIADLAKVTSGVTLGGNAELAERPYGPTGLQSTYGVSVQFSPTGETTVDDLVAGTVQVANVYTADPRIKTDNLVTLTDPKGLFLASNVVPVVNSNVASEVSDVLNKVSAALTADALVEMNVESTVDQKSSADIAKEWLSANGF; encoded by the coding sequence ATGTTCACAGCACGAACCAAGAAGGGCCTCGGCCTGTTCGCCGGCCTCGCGGTCGCCTCGCTCGCCCTCGCCGGTTGCGGCGGCGGCTCCAGCGATCCCCTCAGCAACGGCGGCGGCGACGCCAGCGCCTCGAGCGACACCATCGTGGTCGGCTCGCAGGCCTACTACTCGAACGAGATCATCGCCGAGATCTACGCGCAGGCGCTCGAGGGTGCCGGCAAGACCGTGAAGCGCCAGTTCCAGATCGGTCAGCGCGACGCGTACATCCCGCTGCTCGAGGACGGCACCGTCTCGGTCTTCCCCGAGTACACCGGCAACCTGCTCCAGTTCTTCGAGAAGGACACCACCGCGCGCACCTCCGACGACGTGTACGCGGCTCTGCCGGCCGCCCTCCCCGAGGGTCTCGAGGTCCTCGACCAGTCGCAGGCCACCGACCAGGACTCGTACACCGTCACGAAGGCGTTCGCCGACGCGAACGGGCTCACCTCGATCGCCGACCTCGCGAAGGTGACGTCGGGTGTGACCCTCGGGGGCAACGCCGAGCTCGCCGAGCGTCCCTACGGACCCACCGGTCTGCAGTCGACCTACGGCGTGAGCGTCCAGTTCTCGCCCACCGGTGAGACCACGGTCGACGACCTCGTCGCCGGTACCGTCCAGGTCGCCAACGTCTACACGGCCGACCCCCGCATCAAGACCGACAACCTCGTCACGCTGACCGACCCCAAGGGCCTGTTCCTGGCGTCGAACGTGGTGCCGGTGGTCAACTCGAACGTCGCCTCCGAGGTGTCGGACGTGCTCAACAAGGTCAGCGCCGCCCTGACGGCCGATGCCCTCGTCGAGATGAACGTCGAGTCCACGGTCGACCAGAAGTCGTCCGCCGACATCGCCAAGGAGTGGCTCTCGGCCAACGGCTTCTGA
- a CDS encoding ribose-phosphate diphosphokinase: MARKKNRVDLDRDNGIAPGLVAKTKKRLVVASGRSHPDLAAQVTQHLGTELAPTEHRTFASGEIYTRFEVSIRGCDVFVIQSFGPPVNEWLMELLIMLDALKRASAKRVTVVAPYFPYSRQDKKGRGREPISARLVADLLKTAGADRIMSVDLHAAQIQGFFDGPVDHLFAKPVLLEHFEQGLSAEDRETLTVVSPDMGRVRVADTWSDSLGAPLAIIHKRRDPKVANQVSVHEIVGDVNGRTCLLVDDMIDTGGTIQKAAQALKAAGARKVIVAATHAIFSDPAIERLQDAAIDQVVVTDTIPIEAERRFERLTVLPIAPLLARAIHEVFEDGSVTSMFGGDA, translated from the coding sequence ATGGCTCGTAAGAAGAATCGTGTAGACCTCGACCGCGACAACGGCATCGCCCCCGGGCTCGTCGCCAAGACCAAGAAGCGGCTCGTCGTCGCCTCGGGTCGTTCGCACCCCGATCTCGCGGCACAGGTCACGCAGCACCTGGGTACCGAGCTCGCCCCCACCGAGCACCGCACCTTCGCGTCGGGCGAGATCTACACCCGGTTCGAGGTGTCGATCCGCGGCTGCGACGTCTTCGTCATCCAGTCCTTCGGCCCTCCGGTCAACGAGTGGCTGATGGAGCTGCTCATCATGCTCGACGCCCTCAAGCGCGCCTCGGCCAAGCGCGTCACGGTCGTCGCTCCGTACTTCCCCTACTCGCGTCAGGACAAGAAGGGCCGCGGCCGCGAGCCGATCAGCGCCCGCCTCGTCGCCGACCTGCTCAAGACCGCCGGCGCCGACCGCATCATGAGCGTCGACCTGCACGCGGCACAGATCCAGGGCTTCTTCGACGGCCCGGTCGATCATCTCTTCGCCAAGCCCGTGCTGCTCGAGCACTTCGAGCAGGGCCTGTCGGCCGAAGACCGAGAGACCCTCACGGTCGTCTCGCCCGACATGGGTCGCGTCCGCGTCGCCGACACCTGGTCCGACAGCCTGGGGGCCCCGCTCGCGATCATCCACAAGCGTCGTGATCCCAAGGTCGCCAACCAGGTCTCGGTGCACGAGATCGTCGGAGATGTGAACGGGCGCACCTGCCTGCTCGTCGACGACATGATCGACACCGGCGGCACGATCCAGAAGGCCGCGCAGGCTCTCAAGGCCGCGGGCGCCCGCAAGGTCATCGTCGCCGCGACGCACGCGATCTTCAGCGACCCGGCAATCGAGCGCTTGCAGGACGCGGCGATCGACCAGGTCGTGGTCACCGACACCATCCCGATCGAGGCCGAACGCCGGTTCGAGCGCCTCACCGTGCTGCCGATCGCGCCGTTGCTGGCTCGCGCGATCCACGAGGTCTTCGAGGACGGCTCGGTCACGAGCATGTTCGGCGGCGACGCGTAG